In the Juglans microcarpa x Juglans regia isolate MS1-56 chromosome 6D, Jm3101_v1.0, whole genome shotgun sequence genome, one interval contains:
- the LOC121234731 gene encoding uncharacterized protein LOC121234731 — MDSPQSVVSPFKNSHLAEPEKQKSDFFLRKSGSLSKGYEVNSKDASVCNIEDFMGVLEVYVHQARDIHNICIYHKQDVYAKLCLTSDPENTVSTKIINGGGRNPVFNDNVRLNVRTIVSSLKCEIWMLSRVRNYLEDQLLGFAFVPLSEVLVKNGKLEKEFSLSSTDLFHSPAGFVQLSLSYSGASPEVMAMPTALATNGTVQDTEISESLPNDLDKIEFPDPKIVNEDQLMVSEYIGLPCPSLDSQSSESLAASDAENLSSEGGAHVVESFSTGTSESIQHSKVDSPLSSVSTNGISSPSNLASLESSDALETLKSPNLERVSAPKENIVDAKDGESDSSGGGPSDSPTKPVVTVNIEPEQNVVQQDIVDMYMKSMQQFTESLAKMKLPLDIDSGTTNSGNSSSEQKLQASKNSGSRVFYGSRAFF, encoded by the coding sequence ATGGACTCCCCACAATCTGTTGTGTCACCATTCAAGAACTCCCATTTAGCCGAGCCTGAGAAGCAGAAATCCGACTTCTTCCTACGGAAATCTGGTTCCTTGTCAAAGGGATATGAGGTTAACAGCAAGGATGCTTCTGTGTGTAACATAGAGGACTTCATGGGTGTTCTTGAGGTTTATGTACACCAGGCTAGGGACATCCATAACATCTGCATATACCACAAGCAAGATGTTTATGCCAAGCTTTGCCTGACTAGCGATCCTGAAAACACAGTCTCCACCAAAATCATTAATGGTGGTGGAAGGAATCCGGTTTTCAACGATAATGTCCGtctcaacgttcgaacgattgtTTCCTCGCTCAAATGTGAGATATGGATGTTGAGCAGGGTGAGGAATTATCTTGAGGATCAGTTACTGGGATTTGCTTTTGTGCCATTATCTGAAGTCCTCGTCAAGAATGGGAAGTTGGAGAAAGAGTTCTCTCTATCTTCAACTGATCTGTTCCATTCCCCAGCAGGGTTTGTTCAGTTGTCTCTCTCCTATAGTGGGGCTTCGCCAGAAGTGATGGCAATGCCAACTGCTTTGGCCACAAATGGAACTGTTCAGGACACAGAAATATCTGAGTCGCTACCCAATGATTTAGATAAGATCGAGTTCCCTGATCCTAAGATTGTGAATGAAGACCAGTTGATGGTATCCGAGTATATTGGGTTACCATGTCCCAGTTTGGACTCTCAGAGCTCCGAGAGCTTGGCTGCTTCTGATGCTGAAAATCTTAGTTCGGAAGGGGGTGCTCATGTCGTGGAAAGCTTCTCAACTGGTACAAGTGAATCCATCCAACATTCCAAGGTCGATTCTCCTCTTAGCAGTGTGTCAACTAATGGAATTTCTTCTCCTTCAAACCTTGCAAGCTTGGAGTCTTCTGATGCTCTAgaaacattaaaatctccaaatcTGGAACGTGTTTCAGCCCCAAAAGAGAATATTGTGGACGCTAAAGATGGTGAGAGCGATTCCTCAGGTGGGGGGCCAAGCGATTCACCTACCAAGCCTGTTGTTACAGTCAACATTGAGCCGGAACAGAATGTGGTGCAGCAGGATATAGTAGACATGTACATGAAAAGCATGCAGCAGTTTACTGAGTCGTTGGCAAAGATGAAGCTGCCTCTGGACATTGACAGTGGAACAACCAATTCAGGAAATTCAAGCTCTGAGCAGAAATTACAGGCATCAAAGAATTCCGGTTCCCGTGTGTTTTATGGGAGTAGGGCTTTCTTCTGA
- the LOC121235290 gene encoding protein TORNADO 1, giving the protein MASNQNLRDLQWVLHAIKSESLNLHNISFYLSQPTSGCYQETENSMNINISKDSLPHFSNLLTVLGTAKNIQSTLINLEFHRVEWELQQVLNVGVLLENSSSIKQVAFRRNRFRTECLSQFSEILQRNKVIKEIMFSESGIGHAGAGILASALKVNDGLEELQIWEDSIGSKGAEELSKMIEANSTLKLLTIFDSKSITATPLISAVLARNRAMEVHVWNGQNGEKSSKVVEFSPENSTLRIYRLDVSGACRVACALGWNSTVKSLDMTGVRLKSRWAKEFRWVLEQNNSLKEVSLSKTCLKDKGVVYVAAGLFKNRSLESLYLDGNWFSGIGVEHLLCPLSRFSALQFQANITLKSVTFGGGRTKMGRDGLAAILQMLTTNESVTRLGIYDDESLRPDDIVKIIKSLERNATLRHLSLQGCKGVRGELVLQTIVETLHVNPWIEVIDLSRTPLQNSGKTDGIYQRLGQNGKTEPEMDLLKDMPFTVPKSCRVFFCGQEYAGKTTLCHSISQNFSSKVPYMDQVRTLVNPVEQAIRTNGMKIKTLKDEDTKISVWNLAGQHEFYSLHDLMFPGHGSASFFLVISSLYRKPNNREPKTAAEIEEDLQYWLRFIVSNSRRAVQQCMLPNVTVVLTHYDKINQASQNLQATVNSIQGLRDKFQGFVDFYPTVFTVDARSSASVSKLAHHLRKTSKTILQRVPQVYQLCNDLIQILSDWRSENYNKPAMKWKEFDELCQIKVPPLRISRHENKTKVEMRRRTIATCLHHMGEVIYFDDPGFLVLDCEWFCGEVLGQLIRLDVRRQSSMENNGFISRKELEKILRGNLQSQIPGMGSKVFENLDTSDLVRMMLKLELCYEQDPSDPNSLLLIPSILEEGRGKPQRWQLSAPDCLYAGRHLECDDSSHMFLTPGFFPRLQVHLHNRIVGLRNQQGATYSLEKYLISISINGIYIRIELGGQLGHYIDVLACSTNNLTETLRLVQQLIIPAIQSLCHGIILTENVMRPECVRNLTPPRYRKTQFVSLQQLKQALLSVPADSMYDYQHTWSSVSDSGRPILGAGFDLARELLSDDDFREVLHRRYHDLYDLAVELQVPPENNQDGPDHPLSTSDETDKVEATFGGIAKGVEAVLQRLKIIEQEIRDLKQEIQGLRYYEHRLLIQLHHKMNYLVNYNVQLEERKVPNMFYFVRTENYSRRLVTNMISGMTALRLHMLCEFRREMHVVEDQMGCELMQVDNRAVKSLAPYMKKFMKLLTFALKIGAHLAAGMGEMIPDLSREVAHLADSSLIYGAAGAVAAGAAGTAAMGRVQGSRNRGRAIEEDQRTAQQWVVDFLRERRCSTGKDIAENFGLYRVRYRDDGQIAWVCRRHMSIRANEIMEVPI; this is encoded by the exons ATGGCATCAAATCAGAACCTCAGAGATCTCCAGTGGGTTCTGCATGCAATCAAATCCGAAAGCCTCAACCTACACAACATCTCCTTCTACCTCTCTCAACCAACTTCAGGTTGTTACCAAGAAACAGAAAACTCTATGAATATAAACATCTCCAAGGACAGCCTTCCACACTTCTCCAACCTCCTCACAGTATTAGGAACAGCCAAAAACATCCAATCAACTCTGATAAACTTGGAGTTCCACCGAGTTGAATGGGAGTTACAGCAAGTGCTAAATGTTGGCGTGTTGCTTGAGAATAGCTCGAGCATTAAGCAAGTTGCTTTTCGAAGAAACAGATTCCGAACAGAATGTTTATCGCAGTTCTCTGAGATCCTTCAGAGAAATAAAGTGATCAAGGAGATCATGTTTTCTGAATCAGGTATCGGCCATGCTGGAGCTGGGATTCTTGCTTCAGCACTCAAGGTAAATGACGGTTTGGAAGAATTGCAGATATGGGAAGACTCAATCGGTTCGAAAGGAGCAGAGGAGCTCTCAAAGATGATCGAAGCAAACTCAACACTGAAGCTGTTAACAATATTCGACTCAAAATCCATTACAGCAACCCCACTTATTTCAGCAGTTTTAGCGAGGAACAGGGCCATGGAAGTTCATGTTTGGAATGgacaaaatggagaaaaaagttCGAAGGTCGTCGAGTTTTCACCTGAAAACAGCACACTTCGTATATACCGTCTCGACGTTTCAGGTGCTTGCAGGGTTGCTTGTGCACTTGGGTGGAACTCAACGGTCAAGTCACTTGACATGACTGGAGTCCGGCTAAAATCACGGTGGGCTAAGGAGTTTCGATGGGTTTTGGAACAGAACAATAGTCTTAAAGAGGTAAGCTTGTCAAAGACTTGCCTCAAAGACAAGGGAGTCGTATATGTTGCGGCTGGACTATTCAAGAACCGGAGTTTGGAAAGCTTATATCTAGATGGAAACTGGTTCAGCGGAATTGGTGTGGAACATCTACTCTGCCCTTTGAGCAGGTTTTCCGCACTCCAATTCCAAGCCAACATTACTCTGAAGTCTGTAACTTTCGGAGGAGGGAGAACGAAAATGGGAAGGGACGGGCTTGCGGCCATTTTGCAGATGCTTACAACCAATGAAAGTGTGACCCGGCTAGGAATATACGATGATGAGAGTTTGAGACCGGATGATATtgtcaaaatcatcaaaagcttGGAGAGGAATGCCACTTTGAGACACTTGTCTTTGCAAGGCTGCAAAGGGGTTCGAGGAGAGTTGGTGCTTCAGACAATTGTGGAGACATTACACGTAAATCCTTGGATTGAAGTCATTGATCTCTCAAGAACACCGCTACAGAATTCAGGGAAGACTGATGGAATTTATCAAAGACTGGGTCAGAATGGGAAGACTGAACCAGAAATGGATTTGCTAAAGGACATGCCATTTACAGTGCCCAAGAGCTGTAGAGTTTTCTTCTGTGGGCAAGAATATGCAG GTAAGACCACGCTATGCCATTCCATATCACAGAATTTCTCTTCAAAAGTGCCCTACATGGACCAAGTTAGAACTCTAGTCAACCCAGTTGAACAAGCTATTAGAACAAATGGAATGAAGATAAAAACTCTCAAAGATGAAGACACAAAGATTTCAGTATGGAACCTTGCAGGTCAGCATGAATTCTATTCTCTCCATGATCTCATGTTTCCAGGGCATGGGAGTGCATCGTTCTTCTTGGTCATATCCAGTTTATATAGGAAGCCCAACAACAGAGAACCAAAGACTGCAGCTGAAATAGAAGAGGACCTCCAGTATTGGCTCAGGTTCATAGTTTCGAACTCGAGAAGAGCAGTCCAACAATGCATGCTACCAAATGTGACTGTAGTCCTGACACACTATGATAAAATCAATCAAGCGTCACAAAACTTGCAGGCAACTGTAAATTCAATTCAGGGTCTGCGAGACAAGTTCCAGGGGTTTGTGGACTTCTATCCAACTGTATTCACAGTTGATGCAAGGTCATCTGCATCGGTCAGTAAACTCGCGCATCACCTTCGGAAGACCAGCAAGACAATTCTCCAGAGAGTTCCTCAAGTTTATCAACTCTGCAATGATCTGATTCAGATCTTATCAGACTGGAGATCAGAGAACTACAATAAGCCAGCAATGAAGTGGAAAGAGTTTGACGAACTTTGCCAAATTAAGGTTCCACCATTAAGAATCTCAAGACATGAAAACAAAACGAAGGTTGAAATGAGGAGGAGGACTATTGCTACTTGTCTTCATCATATGGGAGAGGTCATTTATTTTGATGATCCTGGGTTTTTAGTCTTGGATTGTGAGTGGTTCTGTGGTGAAGTGCTTGGCCAGCTGATAAGATTAGATGTTAGAAGGCAAAGCTCCATGGAGAATAATGGATTCATCAGCAGGAAAGAATTGGAGAAGATTCTGAGAGGAAATTTGCAGAGCCAGATTCCGGGAATGGGTTCAAAGGTGTTTGAGAACTTGGATACCAGTGACCTTGTGAGGATGATGCTGAAACTAGAACTCTGTTATGAACAAGATCCATCAGATCCAAATTCTCTGCTATTGATCCCCTCGATTCTTGAAGAGGGGAGAGGAAAGCCACAGAGATGGCAGTTAAGCGCACCTGACTGCCTTTATGCAGGACGGCATCTTGAGTGTGACGATTCAAGCCACATGTTTCTTACACCAGGATTCTTTCCTCGTTTACAG GTGCATCTGCATAACAGAATCGTGGGTTTAAGGAACCAACAGGGAGCAACATACAGTCTTGAGAAGTACCTCATCTCAATAAGTATCAACGGAATCTACATCAGAATAGAGCTTGGAGGACAGTTGGGTCACTACATTGATGTCCTCGCATGCTCAACCAACAACCTGACAGAGACGCTTCGACTCGTCCAGCAGCTCATAATTCCGGCAATCCAAAGCCTATGCCATGGGATAATTTTGACTGAGAATGTCATGCGGCCAGAATGTGTGCGAAATCTGACACCCCCCAGATACAGGAAAACTCAATTTGTTTCTTTGCAACAATTGAAACAAGCACTGCTTTCCGTTCCTGCTGACAGCATGTATGATTATCAACATACCTGGAGTTCAGTCTCAGACTCCGGCCGGCCTATCCTCGGAGCTGGTTTTGATTTGGCTAGAGAGCTACTATCAGATGATGACTTTCGGGAAGTACTGCATCGAAGATATCATGACCTATATGACCTTGCCGTGGAATTGCAAGTCCCACCAGAGAACAACCAAGATGGACCAGATCACCCATTATCTACAAGTGATGAAACAGACAAAGTTGAAGCAACTTTTGGCGGTATTGCCAAGGGAGTAGAAGCCGTTTTGCAGAGACTGAAGATTATTGAACAAGAAATCAGAGATTTGAAGCAGGAGATCCAAGGATTGAGATATTATGAACACAGACTCCTCATTCAGCTTCATCATAAAATGAACTACCTAGTGAACTACAATGTCCAACTGGAAGAGAGGAAAGTACCCAATATGTTCTATTTTGTCAGAACAGAAAACTACTCGAGGAGATTGGTCACAAACATGATTTCTGGGATGACTGCACTCCGGCTTCACATGCTATGCGAGTTCCGACGAGAAATGCATGTTGTTGAAGATCAGATGGGCTGTGAACTGATGCAAGTCGATAACAGGGCTGTAAAATCTTTGGCTCCATACATGAAGAAGTTCATGAAACTGTTAACGTTTGCTCTTAAGATAGGAGCCCATCTAGCAGCTGGGATGGGAGAAATGATACCGGATTTGAGCAGGGAAGTTGCCCACCTGGCTGACTCTTCCCTAATTTATGGGGCAGCAGGAGCAGTTGCGGCTGGGGCTGCAGGGACTGCCGCTATGGGGCGGGTGCAGGGGAGTAGGAACAGAGGCAGGGCCATAGAAGAAGATCAAAGAACCGCGCAGCAATGGGTCGTGGATTTTTTAAGGGAGAGGAGGTGCTCAACTGGAAAGGACATTGCAGAGAATTTTGGATTATACAGAGTGAGATACAGGGACGATGGCCAGATTGCTTGGGTCTGTAGGAGACATATGAGCATCAGAGCAAATGAAATAATGGAAGTTCCCATCTGA